DNA sequence from the Synechococcus sp. MU1617 genome:
TCAGCCTGAGCCTCCCGACCTTATTGCTCGTCGAATGGAAGTGTGTAAGAGTCTGAATCCAGGCTGGGATTACCATCTGTTTAATCGAAAAACTGCCGCTGGTTATTTGAAAATCGTGTATGGCTCCGATATTGCTTCCGCCTTTTTAGATATCCGCCTCCCAGCGATGCAAGCTGATGTCTTTCGTGTTGCTTTTTTATTGCATTCTGGTGGTTTGTGGGTGGATGCAGCAACTTCTTTGATTCGACCCGTTGAGACTTGGTTGGATCGACGGCATTCCCTGCAAATGCTGCGCCGTTCTCATCAGGAGCACCCAAAAATTTCTTCCGGAGTGATTTATGCGTCTCGACCTGGTCTGCCATTGCTCAAAGCAGCCTGGGAGGAAATGGTTCCGCGGCTGCTTTCTCGATCTGGGGCCAAGGTCTATCGAGACTTCGGCCCTGGTCTTTTCCGCAATTTGATGGGCTCAAGTCCAAACATTGCTTTTGGGCTATATGCGGTTCCAGAAGCGTTGCTTGAGGGTTTTTTGAAACTTGGTTCCAGTGGAAATATCCTTTCTTCTGATTATCACTGGTCGAAGCGTCAACAGAGTGAGTCGCTTTACTTCAGCGGTGAGTGACCATCGGCTGCCCACGCTAAGAACGAGGTTTCGTAGTCAGGACGTTTCTGGACGCCCCGAGGGATTGTTTCGTTCATTTGTTTGTATAAGCCGGCTTTTGAACATCTATAAAACACAGAATGTTGGTCGAGATGCTGTCTTTTTACTCCTGACTTTTTCAGGTGATGCAGCATGATCCGATCGCCGATCAGGTGGCCATAGGGCGGCATCAGCACCCATTGGTGCAACAGGTGAAAGGCGCCACGGCCCAACAGCATGGCGTTGGTGTCGATGAAGCGGTCCGGATTGGTAAGCGGGCATGGGCCCATCACTGTGCCGTCCAGGCGGCAGAGGGTGCGGCTTGAGGAGACAAAGTCCGCGTGATGGTGGTCCATCTCCGCTAGAAGATTGGCGATGTGGTCGGACCCGTACCAGTTGTCGGCATCGAGGAAGGCCACGGCATCCACTCCCAGGCCGATGGCGTGATAACACCCGATCAAGCGGGGTGTTGAGCCGATGTCCCCATGGCTGCGCGGTAGGCGTACGTGTTCGGCACGCCAATGGTTGATCCGTCGGCGAGGGTGTCCATCGGCCACCAGTACGTGCAGGCAGGGCTCGCTCTGTGCCTGCACGCTGTCGTGGCACTGTCGCAGCTGGGCCAGAGGTTCCTTGTAATAGGGAGTGATTACGGCCACCCGGGGCAGGGGATTGCCGAGGGCTTTCTGCAGCCGCCGGTCGTCGATCAGCTCACCGCGAACCAGTTGGGCTGCGATCGTGGCAGGGTTGGGACGGAGGCCGTCGTAGTAGGCCGGCAGGGTGCCCTGTTGGAGGTGATTGGCGTAGATCTTGCGCCAGCTGTCGCCGATGCCTGGGCTAACGCGTTTGTTGCGTTCGAGGGCTTCCGCTCCCTGACGGATCTTCTTTTCCAGCTGGCTGTAGCTGCGAATGGGGACGTGAAGGATCTCGATTGAGGCGTCTTTGATCGCTGCGATGGGCTTCCCATCCACGCGAGCCCCATGGTTCCCGTCCGTGATCTCCACGCCGGGATGGGCGCGATGAATCAGTTTGGGGGGCAGAGGTCGGCCAAGACTGTTGCGGGAGACCCGTTCGCGCAGGGTCTGGCGCTGATAGAAGGGCCGCTGATCCTGGCCATCTTGCGGTGGTGGCAGAAAGTTGGTGCGTTCCACCAGCAGGCCTTCAACGCTTTCGGGGAGCTGGGTCAAGGTGGAGTTGAGGTTGCCGTGTTGCGTCCACCAGAACTCATCAGCATCGCTGTTGATCACCCAGTCCGCCCCCATGGCCGCTGCCATGCGTGCCATTCGGGTCACCCACACGGCCTGATCGTGGGTGTGTTCCGCTTCCTGCAGCAGCGTCAGCTGGCCGCGCCGCTCGAAGCGCTGAAGGATCTCCAGACTGCCGTCTACCGAGCCGTTGTCGGTGGCGATGATCCGATCCACCCCTTGGGCCAGATGGAAGCGCAACATGCTCTCGAGGATGTCGGCTTCATCCCGGCAGAGCAGTGTGAGCACCAGCATCATTTGGTTGCCCTCTTGGTTCGTTTGGGTTTGAGCTGAAGCTCCGGCCTTGGGCTGACGCGTCCGTAGTACCAACGCATCTCCGGCGTGAGGTTGGTCAGCGGCAGGTCATGGGAGGGGCCGATAGCGAGGCAGGCGTCGATCAGTTGCTTGAGCTCTAGGTCGCTGAACTCCGCCTTCTGTTGTTTGTACTGGAAACAAGGGAAGTCTTCGTGGTGCAGCTGATTGGCGAGGGCCATTAAATCGGGATGGTTGCGGATTGCAGTCAGGTCCGCTGCCTCCCGTCGACCTTCACCCTCTCCCACGGCGCGGAGTCGCTTCCGCAGGCTCTTGGGCAGAGAGAGTGTCTCCCCCAGCTGTTCGAGATCGCTGCTGAACTGTTCGCAGCGGACCAGTTGATCCACCATCGGGCGTTTGCCGAAGTGGGTGAACCAGTGGATCGGAAACCCATGCACCCAGCGCAGGTCATGGGCATCCATCGCAGCCGGCAGTCTCCTGAGATAACGCAGAAGCTGTTCTTCGGAGGGTGGCTGGCTGCGGACCTGCACCTCAGTTGCGCGGCTTTTCTGGCGCAGGTGTTCCCGACAGGCGGAGGCCAGGCGGTCGTAGGGATGACGGATGCAGGCAATCACCTGGTAGCGGCGCAGCCACCGCCACAGTCGGGTGTGGCGCAGATCCATCAAAGGGCGATGGGCCAGGTCCACCTGCCGTTTCAGCACCGGGTCGTAGCCGAAGTCGAACCAGCTCTCCATGCGTCGCTCTGCGCCGTCCTCGAGAAAAGCCCTCCGTAATGCGGTGCCCGCACACTTGGGAATGTGCAGAACCACCAGCTCCAGATCGTGATCAACGATCACTGGTGGTGTCTCCGAGGAACTCCAGGATCTCCCGGTCTTTGAGGTTTTGCGATTCACCTCGACAGGTTTCCCGCAATGCGCGGCCTTCCGCTACTTCCCTCAGGCATCGCTGCAGGTTGCCCACGGTGCTTTCCAGTTCATCGATCCGCTCCATCAGGTTGCGGATCACGTTGGCCTCCGCGTCTGGTAGCGCAGAGTGGGCCAGGGGATTGATCCGCACGCCGCTTTGGTGGATTACCCGTCCTGGGATGCCCACCACCGTGCAGTTTTGATCCACGTCTTTCACCACAACCGACCCGGCGCCGATGCGGGTGTTGGTGCCAATCGTGATCGCTCCCAACACCTTGGCTCCTGCCCCGATCACAACGTTTTCGGCAAGCGTGGGGTGGCGTTTGCCGTGCTCTTTGCCGGTTCCTCCCAGGGTCACTCCCTGGTACAGCAGGCAGCGGGGACCAATTTCGGCGGTTTCGCCGATCACCACCCCCATGCCGTGGTCGATGAACACGCTGTGGCCGATGCGGGCGCCGGGGTGGATCTCAATGCCGGTGAGGGCACGGCCGATCTGGCTGAGGAAGCGGGCTGCCAATTTCAGGGGCAGGCGGCAGGTCCAGAGGCGATGGCTGATGCGGTGCAGGCTGATCGCCTGGAATCCGGGGTAGCAGCAAACAATTTCCAGCCAGCCGCGGGCAGCCGGATCGCGCTCGCGAATGATCGCGAGGTCGGCACGGATGTGATCAAACATCGCAGAGGGGTCAGCTGGCGGCCGCTGGGGTCTGCAGCCCAATCTCCTTGCGGAGTAAATCGATCGTATCTGTGCTGAGGTAGCTCTCGGCGCAATGCACCTGGGGCATCCGCATCAGCTGGGAGCGGTTTTGGCGCAGGCTCTGCTCCACCAAGGGCAGGCTCGGTCGATCACAGAGCACGTGGCTGGAGGCCCGCAGCAGGGCGAGCAGGCGGCTGCCCACATCAGGGGTGGCGGTCATTAGCAGCAATTCGTTGCCACGCATGGAGTGGAGAATTACCTCTGCGGCCCTCAGAATGCCGGGGCTGATGCTCACCAGACCCACGCAGCTGCCGGGGCGCAGTTCCTTGAGCATGGCCAGTTCCTGTCGGAAGTCGTTGAGGTCAACGGCCACCGCACGAACGCTGTGTTTCTTGGCCAGCTCTTCCACCGGTTGGAGAAAATAACGGCTGGTCACCACCGTGCCGTTGCTGGAGTTCTCCAGAACGCTTTCCAGCTCCTCCAACGGCACCACTTCCACCGGCACATCAAGGCAGGGTTCCAGTTCCTCGGCAATCAGCATTGAGGCGCCGATGTCTTCCCGTGGCGTGCTGACCAGCACGCGAGCGCCGCAACGCAGGCGCCAGTCAATTTCGCGGGTCAGCAGTTCCCGGGTTTGCTGCAGCGTGCAGCCTGCGTTCAGCAGGCCATCCACACACTTGCGCACTTCCCGGTCGAGGTCGGTGACGCCGCGATTGCGGATGTGTGGCGGTGTTTTGATCTCCCGTGGTTTCTGCTGGTCGCGCACGTAGATGCCGGAACCGGCCATGGCTTCCACGACGCCATCGGTTTCCAGCTGGCGGTAGACCTTGCTGATCGTGTTGCGGTGCAGTCCGGTCTGCATGGCCAGCTGCCGGGTGCTGGGAAGGCGATGCCCCGGTGGGTAATGCCGTGCTGCGATCGCAAAACAGATTTGGTTGTAGAGCTGTGTCGACGCCGGAATGTCGCTTTCCTGCTGGATATGGAATCGCACGCCGGTGGGACAGGTCTGAATGCGGCCACCATACGGAGCGAATTGCCTGGTGACAATTGGGGGTGTGTCCTATGCAGTTATGGAAAGTTCTGAACTGGTTGCAGGCGAGTGGATTGAGATCCTGAATGGACCGGTTTCTTTGCGTTGCTGGTGGGCGGAGCGGAAGCCCGGCTTGAACGATATTGCATCAAAATCGTATATTAATCGTGCTTATATCGTGCTGCCCGAGGTGTTCGGCGTGAATGCTTGGGTGCGCAGCGTGGCGGATCGCCTGGCCGCCCATGGCCATCCGGCCCTTGCGGTCCCTTTGTTTGCCCGCACAGCACCCGATTTGGAGTTGGCCTACGAAACGTCCGATCTGGCTCAAGGTCGACGCCACAAGGACGCCACCACCACCGAGCAGATCCTTGCTGATGTCGCCGCAGCGGTCAGCTGGATAGGGGGGCGTTGCCCTCAGGCTGCCATCCATGTGGTGGGCTTTTGCTTCGGGGGGCACGCCGCCTTTCTGGCGGCCACCTTGCCCGGGGTTGAACATGCCTTTGATTTCTACGGAGCGGGCGTGAGCCGGATGCGGCCCGGTGGTGGCGACCCCTCCTTAGCACTGTTGCCCGAGGTTATGGCACGGCTCACCTGTGTGTTCGGCACGGCCGATCCCCTGATCCCCGCTGAAGATCGGGGGGCTATTCGAGCGGCTTTGCGCAAGGCCGATCCCGCCGGCGAGCGCTTGCGCTCTGTGGAGTGTGTCGGTGCTGACCACGGCTTCATGTGCGAAGCCCGCAGCAGTTTTGATCCTCAGGCCTCAGCCCAGGGATGGCGCCTGCTGCTTGGTGATGTCCCTGCGGTTTAGCCCTGGGGGCTGGCCACCTTTGCGGCGGTGGGCCTTGGCGGCGCTGGGATGGTGCGCACGGCCTTGTTGGCAGCTTGCTCTTTTTCCTCCTTTTTCACCAGCGGCGTTTTGCGTGGGGTGAGGAACATGATCATGTTGCGGCCCTCCCGCTTGGGCGCCTGCTGGATTTCGGCTTTTTCCTCGAGGTCTTTGGCCATCCGCCGCAGCAGGGTTTCCGCCAGCGCCGTGTGCTGAATCTCGCGGCCGCGGAAGATCACGGTGCACTTCACCTTGTCGCCGGCCTTGAGGAAGCGCTGGGCCTGACCGATCCGCACGTCGTAGTCGTGCTGGTCGATCTTGTAGCGCATCTTGACCTCTTTAACTTCGGTCTGGTGCGACTTCTTCTTGGCCTCTTTGGCTTTCTTTTCCTGCTCGAACTTGAACTTGCCATAGTCCATGATCCGGCACACCGGTGGGTCGGCTTTTTCGCTCACCAGCACCAGATCCAGTTCCCGGTCACGGGCCACTTCGAGAGCTTCTTCCCGGCTGATCACGCCCAGCTGAGCGCCGTCTGAGTCGACCACCCGCAATTGGGGGTAGTTGATCCGGTCGTTGATGTTGGGCAGCTCCCGAACCGGGGCACGACGGTCAAAACGGGGACGTGGTGGCATTCAGGCGGTGACGGGGACAGGTGCAGACCACTTCGGTGGATACAACGTCTGCATCCTTCACATTAGATGTTGCTCGATCAACGTCATCGCATCCGTCACCGTTGCCTGGTCGGGCAGCCAGTGGGGGTTGTGTTGGCGCCTGAACCAGGTGCGTTGGCGTTTGGCGAACTGGCGGGTGCGTTGGCATGTGATTCGCAACGCATCTGCAGTGCTCAGGCTGCCAGCAATTACCTGCAACGCTTCGCCGTAGCCGATGGTTTGCAGCAGCGGCAGATCAGCGCCGTAGCGCCCGCTCAGGTGCCGAGTCTCCTCCACCAGCCCATCGCGGTAGAGCTGTTCGGTGCGTTGTTGGATCCGCTGGCGAAGATTGGCGGGGTTAAGGCCCAGTTCCAGCACCCGCCAGGGCGGAGGTGTGGCGGTCACCTGGCGGCTCATCGGTTGCCCGGAGGCGTAGAGCACCTCCAGGGCGCGCTGGGTGCGCACGGCATCGGCTGGAGCGATTTTGGCGGCTGCTTCGGGGTCGGCGGCCTGCAGCAGGGGGTGGCAGATGCCCTGGCCCAGGTCCGTCAGCTGCTGGCGCAGCTGCGGTTGGGGGGGCACCGCCGGAGGTTGCAGGCCACTGGTGAGGGCTTTGAGATAAAGCCCACTGCCGCCCACCAGCAACGCAATACCCCGTTGGTCCAGCTCAGCATTGATGCAGGGATTGGCTTCCGCCTGAAACTCCTGCAGCGTGATCGGCTGATCTGGCGTGCGCAGGTCAAGGAGATGGTGCGGCACCCGCGCCTGTTGCTCCGATGTCGGCTTGGCCGTCCCCAGATCCATCTCTCTGTAGAGCTGGCGGGAATCCACGTTGATCACCGGCAGATCCAGTTGTTCGGCGATCTCCAAAGCCAGGGCGGTCTTGCCGCTGGCGGTGGGCCCGAGCAGGGTGATCACCAGGGGATTGGAGCTATTCAAAAGCGTGAGGGGGGTGCAGCCCGGCTTGGAACGACCTCTGAGAGGCCTCTGCAAGCCTCTATAGACAGCCGGTGGTAGATTGGCATTGTCAGGTCGAGGTTTAGAGCCGTTGCGCCCGCCCATGACCCGGTTTCCTGGCTTGAGACTTATTAATGAGCGACGCTTCTAAGGTCCAGAACGCCTACGGCGCTGAGCAGATTCAGGTGCTGGAGGGGCTTGAGCCCGTTCGCAAGCGCCCGGGCATGTACATCGGCACCACGGGGCCGCGGGGCTTGCACCACCTGGTGTACGAAGTTGTTGATAACTCAGTTGATGAAGCCTTAGCGGGCCATTGCGACCGCATCGTTGTCGTCTTGGGGGAAGACGGTTCTGCCTCGGTTAGCGACAACGGCCGCGGCATCCCGACGGATGTTCACCCCCGCACCGGCAAGAGTGCTCTTGAGACAGTGCTGACGGTCCTGCACGCCGGTGGCAAATTCGGCGCCGGTGGTTACAAGGTGTCCGGCGGTTTGCACGGTGTTGGCATCTCGGTGGTCAACGCCCTGAGTGAATGGGTGCAGGTGACGGTGCGCCGTCAGGGCCAGATCCACCGCCAGCGCTTTGAGCGGGGTCTTGCCATCGGAGCCTTGGCCTCGGAGTCGCAGCCCTCGGAAGAGTCTGGCGAGACCGGCACCACCGTCAGTTTCAAGCCCGACCTTGAAATCTTCACTGGCGGCATCGTTTTCGATTACGCCACTCTCTCGGCGCGCCTGCGGGAACTGGCTTATCTCAATGGTGGTGTGCGGATCGTCTTCCGTGATGAGCGGGAGTCGGCCCGGGATGACGAGGGGAATCCCCATGAGGAGACCTACTTCTACGAAGGGGGTATCAAGGAATACGTCGCCTACATGAACAAGGAGAAGGACGCTCTTCACCCCGACATCATTTATGTGAATTCGGAGAAGGATGGCGTCCAGGTGGAGGCAGCTCTGCAGTGGTGCTCCGATGCCTACTCCGACAGCATCCTTGGCTTTGCCAACAACATCCGCACCGTGGATGGTGGCACCCACATCGAAGGCCTGAAGACGGTGTTGACCCGCACCCTCAATGCCTTCGCCAAGAAGCTGGGCAAGCGCAAGGAATCGGATTCCAACCTTGCGGGGGAGAACATCCGCGAAGGTCTGACGGCGGTGCTTTCGGTGAAGGTGCCGGAACCGGAATTTGAAGGTCAGACCAAGACCAAGCTCGGTAATACCGAGGTGCGCGGCATCGTCGACAACCTGGTGGGTGAGTCTTTAAGCCAGTTCCTCGAGTTCAATCCCTCTGTCATTGGCCTGATCCTGGAGAAGGCGATCCAAGCCTTCAATGCCGCTGAGGCTGCCCGCCGAGCCAGGGAGTTGGTGCGGCGCAAGAGCGTTCTGGAAAGCTCAACCCTGCCGGGAAAACTGGCCGACTGCAGCTCCCGCGACCCCGGCGAATCCGAGATTTACATCGTGGAGGGCGACTCCGCTGGTGGCTCGGCCAAGCAGGGCCGCGACCGTCGCTTCCAGGCGATTCTGCCGTTGCGGGGCAAGATCCTCAACATCGAGAAGACCGATGACGCCAAGATCTACAAAAACACTGAGATTCAGGCGCTGATCACGGCCTTGGGCCTGGGGATCAAGGGTGAGGACTTCGACGTGAAGAACCTCCGCTACCACCGGGTCGTGATCATGACCGACGCCGACGTGGACGGCGCTCACATTCGCACCCTGCTGCTCACCTTTTTCTACCGCTACCAGAAGGAGCTGGTGGAAGGCGGTTACATCTACATCGCTTGCCCACCGCTCTACAAAGTTGAGCGCGGCAAGAACCACACCTATTGCTACAACGAAGGCGATCTGCAGAAGACCCTGCAGGGCTTCGGCGAGAAGGCCAACTACACGATCCAGCGCTTCAAGGGCCTTGGCGAAATGATGCCCAAGCAGCTCTGGGAAACCACGATGGATCCCACTACCCGCACGATGAAGCGTGTTGAGATCGAGGATGCCCTCGAGGCCGATCGCATCTTCACGATCCTGATGGGCGACAAGGTGGCGCCCCGACGGGAATTCATTGAGACCCACAGCGCCGAGCTGGACATGGCAGCCCTCGACATTTGATGGGGCCTGTTCTGCGTTGGAGTTGGCTGTTGGGGGTGGCCCTGATGGCCCCGGCAGCTCTGCCGGCTGGTGGTGCTGACAGGCGTCAACCGCAACCCCGACGCCGCGAGGCGTCTGGGCCCTTACACACGTCGACTGACCAGCCCTTGCACTTCAGTCCGCTGGAGGTTGCTCCACGGCTGCGCACCCTCAAGGCGGGATCCTCCCTGCGGCTGCTGCGGCGTTGGTCCGCTGCCGATGGTCAGGATTGGTTGCACGTGCAAACGCTTTCGGGAGATCAACGTCGTGGCTGGCTCCGCGTCTGAAGCTGTCTTGGTGGGTCTGGGGGCGATCCCCGGGGCCTGGCTGCGCTTGAAGGTGGTGAACCACTTCCAGCCGATGGTGCCCAAGAAGCACTGGGGCACCTTCATGGTGAATGTGGTGGCTTGCTTCGCCCTGGGTCTGGTGCTGGCGCTCAATGAAACATGTGCCCCCAGCACCGGCATTGCTTTGCTGATGGGGGTGGGTTTTTTCGGCAGTCTCAGCACCTTTTCAACCTTCGCGGTGGAGTTGTTGAACGAGTTGCGGGCTGGCCAAACGCTGACGGCGTTGGTGCTGGCGGCGGCCTCAATCGGTGCAGGCTTGCTGGCCTCTGCCGTTGGTTATGGACTGGTGACCCATGCCTGAAACCCAGCCGAGCCTGCAACTGGAACTACAGGAGCTGTTGCTTGTTGGTGCGGGTGCTGTGCCCGGAGCTCTTCTCCGCTGGCAGGTGGCTCTGCATCTGGGTGATCAGAACCTGCTGGTGAATGTTCTGGGGGCCGCCCTTTTGGGCTTGCTGGCTGGGCTCCCGGCGGCGCGACGGCGTCAGTTGCTCATAGGCATTGGCTTCTGTGGTTCGCTCACCACTTTCAGCAGCTTGATGCTGGCGGCCATGAAGCACCTGAGTTCAGGTGACTGGGCCGCCGCACTGGGCTTGATCGGGCTGACCCTCGGGCTGGGACTTGGTGCCGCAGCCCTGGGATTCAGCCTCGGGCGATGGTTCAAGCCGCCAGAGCCGCCTCAATCGCCGACTTGAGGTCTTCAGGGGTGACGGCGCTCTTGAAGCGAGCGATCACTGTGCCGTCCTTGCCCACAAGGAACTTCTCGAAGTTCCACTCCACATCACCGGCGGGATCCATCTGGTTGAGGGTGGTGTATGGCTCGGTGGTGCTTCCTTTGGCGTTCACCTTCTCGAACAGTTCGAAGTCGGCGCCGTAGGTGGTGGAGCAGAAGCTCTTGATTTCGTCCAGGCTGCCTGGCTCCTGGGCGCCGAAGTCGTTGCAGGGGAAGCCCAGAACGGCAAGGCCCTTGGCGGCGTAGGCCTCGTTTAGTGCCTGCAGACCCGCGTACTGCTTGGTGAATCCGCAGCGGCTGGCCACGTTCACGATCAGCAGCACCTTGCCGGCGTAGTCGCCCAGGGATTTGCTGCTGCCGTCAGGTGTAGTGACGGAAACGGCGCTGACGCTGATCGCCATGGTGGAACAGAGATGGAGCGCAGAGGTTAACCGGCTGTAACGGCCATACACTGGGCTCCCGGCCGGAGGGGCATGACGGAGGCATCGGGGCTGAGCAGTGCTGGCGTAAGCATGGAGCCCGAGTTGCTGGCTGAGGCGGTTTCCCATGAGCTCGTCGCGATGCTCCAGGCGGGCAACTACGACGCGGTGAAATTGCTGCTGGAACCGGTTCAGCCGGTGGACATCGCTGAAGCGATTGGCAATCTTCCAGCCAACCTGCAGGCGATTGCCTTTCGTCTGCTTAGCAAGGACGAGGCCATCAGTGTTTATGAATACCTCGACACCGCCACTCAACAGAGCCTGCTGAGCCTGCTGCGTTCCGGTGAGATGCGCGAGGTGGTGGAGGAGATGTCGCCGGATGACCGCGCTCGGTTGTTTGAGGAGCTGCCGGCCAAGGTGGTGCGGCAGTTGCTCAGTGAGCTGAGCCCCGATGAGCGCAAGGTGACCGCTGAGTTGCTGGGATACCGCGCGGAGACGGCCGGTCGCTTGATGACGACTGAGTACATCGCCTTTAAAGAAAACCAGACGGCGGCGGTGGCACTGGAGATTGTGCGGCGGCGTGCCCGCGACACCGAAACGATTTATTCCCTCTACGTGACGGATGCGGAGCGACGCCTCACCGGCATCCTGTCGCTCCGTGATCTAGTCACAGCAGACCCACAAGCCCGCATCGGCGATGTGATGACGGAGGAGGTGCTCAGCGTCAGCACCGACACGGATCAGGAGAAGGTGGCGCGCACGATTCAGCGCTACGACTTCCTTGCTGTTCCCGTGGTGGATTTGGAACAGCGCTTGGTGGGCATCGTCACGGTGGACGACGTGATCGATGTGATCGAGCAGGAGGCCACCCGTGATCTCTACGCCGCCGGCGCCGTGCAGGCCGGCGATGACGACGATTACTTCAGCAGCAACCTGTTCACCGTTGCTCGCCGCCGCGTGGTGTGGCTGGCGGTGCTGGTGCTCGCAAGCTTTTTCACATCGGAAGTCATCGCCGCTAATGAGGACGTGCTGCAGCAGGTGGTGTTGCTGGCGGCGTTCATTCCCTTGCTGGGTGGCACTGGCGGCAACGTGGGGGCCCAGAGCTCCACGGTGGTGATCCGCGGTTTGAGCACACAGAGCATCTCCAGCCTTGGTCCGTTAAAGGCGATTGGCCGCGAAGCCATGGCGGGGGCGTTGCTGGGGGTGTTGATGATGCTGCTGGTGGTTCCCTTTGCTTGGTGGCGAGGGGAAAGCGCTTTGGTGGGCCTCTCGGTGGGGATGAGCCTGCTGGCGATCACCACCCTGGCTGCCACAGCGGGCGCTGCGTTTCCGCTTCTGTTTGATCGCATGGGTCTGGATCCAGCCCTGATGTCTACGCCCTTCATCACCACCTGCACCGACGTGGCTGGAACGCTGATTTATTTGAAGACGGCGGGGTGGCTGCTGGTCCACCTGCCGCAGCTGGTTCAGGCAGGAGGTATTTCTACCCATTTCTTCGTCTTGGGCGTTTTCTGAGAGTCTGTTTACGTTTCTTAGGAGTACTCTTCACATAACTCAAAGAAGCGCCCCATGGCTCCGGCTGCGACCGCTGCTTCCAAGCCCAAAACTGCTGCTAAAGCTGCAAGAACCGTCACCGCTGAC
Encoded proteins:
- a CDS encoding CrcB family protein, translated to MAGSASEAVLVGLGAIPGAWLRLKVVNHFQPMVPKKHWGTFMVNVVACFALGLVLALNETCAPSTGIALLMGVGFFGSLSTFSTFAVELLNELRAGQTLTALVLAAASIGAGLLASAVGYGLVTHA
- a CDS encoding CrcB family protein yields the protein MPETQPSLQLELQELLLVGAGAVPGALLRWQVALHLGDQNLLVNVLGAALLGLLAGLPAARRRQLLIGIGFCGSLTTFSSLMLAAMKHLSSGDWAAALGLIGLTLGLGLGAAALGFSLGRWFKPPEPPQSPT
- a CDS encoding glutathione peroxidase is translated as MAISVSAVSVTTPDGSSKSLGDYAGKVLLIVNVASRCGFTKQYAGLQALNEAYAAKGLAVLGFPCNDFGAQEPGSLDEIKSFCSTTYGADFELFEKVNAKGSTTEPYTTLNQMDPAGDVEWNFEKFLVGKDGTVIARFKSAVTPEDLKSAIEAALAA
- the mgtE gene encoding magnesium transporter encodes the protein MTEASGLSSAGVSMEPELLAEAVSHELVAMLQAGNYDAVKLLLEPVQPVDIAEAIGNLPANLQAIAFRLLSKDEAISVYEYLDTATQQSLLSLLRSGEMREVVEEMSPDDRARLFEELPAKVVRQLLSELSPDERKVTAELLGYRAETAGRLMTTEYIAFKENQTAAVALEIVRRRARDTETIYSLYVTDAERRLTGILSLRDLVTADPQARIGDVMTEEVLSVSTDTDQEKVARTIQRYDFLAVPVVDLEQRLVGIVTVDDVIDVIEQEATRDLYAAGAVQAGDDDDYFSSNLFTVARRRVVWLAVLVLASFFTSEVIAANEDVLQQVVLLAAFIPLLGGTGGNVGAQSSTVVIRGLSTQSISSLGPLKAIGREAMAGALLGVLMMLLVVPFAWWRGESALVGLSVGMSLLAITTLAATAGAAFPLLFDRMGLDPALMSTPFITTCTDVAGTLIYLKTAGWLLVHLPQLVQAGGISTHFFVLGVF